A part of Haloarchaeobius sp. HME9146 genomic DNA contains:
- a CDS encoding disulfide bond formation protein B: protein MNTSRMQRHVLVAATLVAAVATAGSLYFRHGMGLFPCELCWFQRIFMYPLVIVLGVAAVENRVAVYRTVLPVAAIGWLIAAYHSYAQVAGDSLMCSSFCATIQYQFFGVLTIPNLSLIAFSMILVLVGSLAFEARRTAAETTDPERVGSD, encoded by the coding sequence ATGAACACGTCTCGTATGCAGCGCCACGTCCTCGTTGCAGCTACCCTCGTCGCGGCGGTCGCGACGGCCGGGAGCCTCTATTTCAGACACGGCATGGGGTTGTTCCCCTGTGAACTCTGCTGGTTCCAGCGTATCTTCATGTACCCGCTGGTCATCGTCCTCGGCGTGGCCGCCGTCGAGAACCGCGTCGCAGTCTACCGGACCGTCCTGCCCGTCGCGGCCATCGGCTGGCTCATCGCGGCGTACCACTCCTACGCCCAGGTCGCGGGCGACTCGCTGATGTGCTCGTCGTTCTGTGCAACGATCCAGTACCAGTTCTTCGGGGTGCTGACCATCCCGAACCTCTCACTCATCGCGTTCTCGATGATTCTTGTGCTGGTCGGGAGCCTCGCGTTCGAGGCCCGCCGGACGGCAGCCGAGACCACCGACCCCGAGCGGGTCGGGTCCGACTGA